The Methanospirillum lacunae region TGCTGGTGTAGGCTGGATATTCATCTGCTTCTGAAATGCGGTCTGACTTTGCCAGGTTCCTGCATTTATTGCGAGCACTCCCCGGTACCGGGTGATCCCGGTGATGTGGACATGACCACAGTGGACCACTTCTGGGATTGGATCAATGATGAGCCGATCTACGGTATCTGCTGCTATTGGTGTTCTTTTTCCATAGCACGGAGCAAGGTGACGCCGCTTGAGCATCTCAGGGATAACATCATGAGCTTTCTCATAACTAGCACCAGGTATCACACCGATAAGGTCATCAAAAGACCTCCCATGGTACATGAGAATCCTGACCCCTTGAAGATTGACAAGAGCGGGATTCTCGACCCAGATGCAATTCGGTGGAAATGATCCAATGAATTTTTCGGGAATTACAGGTTGTGGCTCAGCTCCCCGTACAACATCGTGGTTTCCTGGTGCAAGCACTATCTTGAGATGTGACGGGAGCTGAGAGAGCATCTTTCCAAGTGCTTCATATTGCCCATAGATATTTGGAATGGTTAGTTCTTTGTCCTGTCCCGGGTAGATACCGATCCCGTCAACCAGGTCTCCGGCTACCAGAAGGTACGAGATATCACTCTCTTTCAGCCAGTCTGAAAACCGGTACCAGGCATCCTCAAGAAATGTATCAGATCCGACATGAATATCAGATATCAGTGCAGCATACCCGGGTTTGTCACTCATGTATGGTGAGTAGGTGAATGGGATATCAGGTCTGAAGAGTTGATCCGCAAACATGAGAGAACCCTCTGGTGAGAGAGTACCTCTGACCCCTATCACCTCGTCAGGCACGATCTTCTCTGCTTCTTCAAAGTCATCCCGGTCCTTGTTGAAGAGAATACTAATAAATCCGGTAGGGTCCTCTATCTCTATCAGACGGTGTCCCTTTCCCGTACTCCGGGCCTCTACCACCATCCCGGTGATAGCAAACTCTTCAGATTTATACCGAGAATTCCGTTTCAGTGCCTCAATTGGTATCGGGCTGCATCTCCCCCTGACCATCCCAGAGAGTCTGGTATATCTGTCATGAAAGTATGCGACATAATCCTCCACTCTTCCAGCCGGTTTGCAGGTGCCCTTTCTTCCTGCTATCACCTCAAGGGATGGATCTCCCAGAAACCTCATCCCATCCCTTGCCGGTTTAGTCCCTGGGAGGTGACGGCCTGAAACTACCAGACAATCACGCGGGAGTGAAGAGATGATTCTTTCGATGAGACTGTCATCATTCTGCTCCCTGATGTACCTGACCACATCGGGGTGAACCTGAAGCCGGCAATCCAGAAACCGCTCTACAATGGCGGATGAGTTAATTGGATTCCCTCCGGGTATGTAGAAGTGAACAAGTCAGCTGGACGGA contains the following coding sequences:
- a CDS encoding DNA-directed DNA polymerase II small subunit, with amino-acid sequence MNSSAIVERFLDCRLQVHPDVVRYIREQNDDSLIERIISSLPRDCLVVSGRHLPGTKPARDGMRFLGDPSLEVIAGRKGTCKPAGRVEDYVAYFHDRYTRLSGMVRGRCSPIPIEALKRNSRYKSEEFAITGMVVEARSTGKGHRLIEIEDPTGFISILFNKDRDDFEEAEKIVPDEVIGVRGTLSPEGSLMFADQLFRPDIPFTYSPYMSDKPGYAALISDIHVGSDTFLEDAWYRFSDWLKESDISYLLVAGDLVDGIGIYPGQDKELTIPNIYGQYEALGKMLSQLPSHLKIVLAPGNHDVVRGAEPQPVIPEKFIGSFPPNCIWVENPALVNLQGVRILMYHGRSFDDLIGVIPGASYEKAHDVIPEMLKRRHLAPCYGKRTPIAADTVDRLIIDPIPEVVHCGHVHITGITRYRGVLAINAGTWQSQTAFQKQMNIQPTPAQAVILNLQTLKPEIYDFSEGMPDPMIAN